A section of the Pseudophryne corroboree isolate aPseCor3 chromosome 11, aPseCor3.hap2, whole genome shotgun sequence genome encodes:
- the TNNT3 gene encoding troponin T, fast skeletal muscle isoform X2: protein MEETVQEEEGYEGAEEEEEKPKPKLTAPKIPDGEKVDFDDIQKKRQNKDLIELQSLIDQHFEGRKKEEEELIGLKDRIEKRRAERSEQQRIRAEKEKERQTRLAEEKVRREEQDLMRRAEDDMKKKKALSSMGATYSSYLAKADQKRGKKQTAREQKKKILADRRKPLNVDHMNEDKLRDKAKEMWDWLYQLESEKFEMGEKLKKQKYEVTTLRNRIDQLQKHSKKAAGGKGKVGGRWK, encoded by the exons ACTTACTGCTCCTAAAATCCCAGATGGAGAGAAAGTTGACTTTGAT GATATTCAGAAGAAAAGGCAGAACAAGGACTTAATTGAGTTGCAGTCCCTTATTGATCAGCACTTTGAAGGCAGAAAGAAAGAGGAAGAGGAGCTAATTGGATTGAAAGACAGAATT GAGAAACGTAGAGCTGAGAGATCCGAGCAACAGAGGATCAGAGCAGAGAAGGAGAAGGAGCGTCAGACCAGACTTGCC GAGGAAAAGGTAAGGAGAGAGGAACAGGACCTAATGAGACGTGCTGAGGATGATATGAAGAAGAAGAAGGCTTTGTCCTCCATGGGGGCCACATACAGCAGCTACCTGGCCAAG GCTGATCAGAAGAGAGGCAAGAAGCAGACAGCCCGGGAGCAGAAGAAGAAGATTCTGGCAGATCGTCGCAAGCCCCTGAATGTAGACCACATGAATGAAGATAAACTcag GGACAAGGCTAAGGAGATGTGGGACTGGCTGTACCAACTGGAGTCCGAGAAGTTTGAGATGGGGGAAAAGCTCAAGAAACAGAAATACGAG GTTACAACCCTCAGGAACCGTATCGATCAGCTCCAGAAACA CAGCAAGAAGGCAGCTGGAGGCAAAGGAAAAGTTGGGGGCCGCTGGAAGTAA
- the TNNT3 gene encoding troponin T, fast skeletal muscle isoform X3: MSDTEEVEQVEEEKPKPKLTAPKIPDGEKVDFDDIQKKRQNKDLIELQSLIDQHFEGRKKEEEELIGLKDRIEKRRAERSEQQRIRAEKEKERQTRLAEEKVRREEQDLMRRAEDDMKKKKALSSMGATYSSYLAKADQKRGKKQTAREQKKKILADRRKPLNVDHMNEDKLRDKAKEMWDWLYQLESEKFEMGEKLKKQKYEVTTLRNRIDQLQKHSKKAAGGKGKVGGRWK; encoded by the exons ACTTACTGCTCCTAAAATCCCAGATGGAGAGAAAGTTGACTTTGAT GATATTCAGAAGAAAAGGCAGAACAAGGACTTAATTGAGTTGCAGTCCCTTATTGATCAGCACTTTGAAGGCAGAAAGAAAGAGGAAGAGGAGCTAATTGGATTGAAAGACAGAATT GAGAAACGTAGAGCTGAGAGATCCGAGCAACAGAGGATCAGAGCAGAGAAGGAGAAGGAGCGTCAGACCAGACTTGCC GAGGAAAAGGTAAGGAGAGAGGAACAGGACCTAATGAGACGTGCTGAGGATGATATGAAGAAGAAGAAGGCTTTGTCCTCCATGGGGGCCACATACAGCAGCTACCTGGCCAAG GCTGATCAGAAGAGAGGCAAGAAGCAGACAGCCCGGGAGCAGAAGAAGAAGATTCTGGCAGATCGTCGCAAGCCCCTGAATGTAGACCACATGAATGAAGATAAACTcag GGACAAGGCTAAGGAGATGTGGGACTGGCTGTACCAACTGGAGTCCGAGAAGTTTGAGATGGGGGAAAAGCTCAAGAAACAGAAATACGAG GTTACAACCCTCAGGAACCGTATCGATCAGCTCCAGAAACA CAGCAAGAAGGCAGCTGGAGGCAAAGGAAAAGTTGGGGGCCGCTGGAAGTAA